In Leishmania mexicana MHOM/GT/2001/U1103 complete genome, chromosome 20, one genomic interval encodes:
- a CDS encoding putative MP18 RNA editing complex protein, producing the protein MFRRISSAAATRPMATMAHPLTSAVQFQSVTSTHAAVSCIAMRGCSSTSGTSSGDVSSTKGAAFSASRLGQRAPSINCVTLVGVVHDIQTGYVFEDAVTQFTLTTTSLDAANQAQECVVEKDHHTVRCYGDVFSREVRAKLSEGNVVCVNGRLRLNPQMEPSCNKYYYFPYIQVQPPHGQVSVVYGDRRSPPSPVNVAAGELNNGNGNSTNSGGPAENGDASVKTQRTP; encoded by the coding sequence ATGTTTCGTCGCATttcctctgctgcagcgacacgGCCGATGGCGACCATGGCGCATCCGTTGACCTCTGCGGTGCAGTTCCAGTCGGTGACAAGCACGCATGCGGCAGTTTCATGTATAGCGATGcgcgggtgcagcagcaccagcggcacctcATCCGGCGACGTCTCTTCTACAAAGGGTGCCGCCTTTAGCGCGAGCCGACTCGGTCAGCGCGCGCCGTCGATCAACTGCGTGACACTCGTTGGCGTAGTGCATGACATCCAAACCGGCTACGTCTTCGAAGACGCTGTCACCCAATTCACGCTCACCACGACAAGCCTGGATGCGGCGAACCAAGCCCAAGAGTGCGTGGTGGAGAAGGACCATCACACCGTGCGCTGCTATGGCGACGTCTTTTCCCGAGAGGTCCGCGCAAAGCTGAGCGAGGGCAACGTGGTCTGCGTGAATGGCCGTCTGCGCTTGAATCCGCAAATGGAGCCGTCGTGCAACAAGTACTACTACTTCCCCTACATCCAAGTTCAGCCGCCGCACGGCCAGGTGAGCGTCGTTTACGGCGaccgtcgctctcctccgtcgccggTGAACGTGGCGGCAGGTGAGCTGAACAATGGCAACGGCAACTCCACAAACAGCGGCGGACCGGCCGAGAACGGCGATGCTAGCGTAAAGACGCAGAGGACGCCGTAA
- a CDS encoding putative mitogen-activated protein kinase, which produces MSAEIESHILKKYEIQTQLGQGAYGIVWRALERKHNRVVALKKIYDAFQNSTDAQRTFREIMFLHRLHHPNIIRLLHVHRAFNDRDIYLVFEYMETDLHVVIRANILEGIHKQFIIYQLLKTMKFLHSAEILHRDMKPSNLLVNSDCTMKVADFGLARSILSLEGEQASRPVLTDYIATRWYRPPEILLGSTRYTKGVDMWSVGCILGELMLGKPMFPGRSTTNQLELICSVTGMPSAADVAATNSQFANAMLRDIHCAHRRTFAELLPSASADALNLIERLMCFNPNRRLSAAEALEHPYVAAFHRPDDEPVAPEPITVSLPDSQRLPLAKYRDAIYEQIASLRRISTSTDHRHRAERHGAGGTASRKTSASGGGGAAGGSRGGTGTSGATRPATSCSSSTAARAAPQRSVVKPTSTSGVNESSSSKAYGRPGFRSVASTSSGLESRPVEREAAVRK; this is translated from the coding sequence ATGTCGGCCGAAATCGAGTCGCATATTCTGAAGAAGTATGAGATTCAAACACAGCTAGGCCAGGGTGCCTACGGCATTGTGTGGCGCGCCCTGGAGCGCAAGCACAACCGCGTCGTTGCGCTCAAGAAAATTTACGATGCCTTCCAAAACTCGACcgatgcgcagcgcaccTTCCGCGAGATCATGTTCCTGCACCGGCTGCACCACCCGAACATCATCCGGCTGCTGCATGTCCATCGCGCCTTCAACGATCGCGACATATACCTGGTCTTCGAATACATGGAGACCGACCTTCATGTGGTGATTAGGGCAAATATCTTGGAGGGAATCCACAAACAGTTTATCATTTACCAGTTGCTCAAGACGATGAAGTTTCTGCATTCTGCCGAGATTCTTCACCGTGACATGAAGCCAAGCAATCTGCTCGTAAACAGCGACTGCACGATGAAGGTGGCTGACTTCGGTCTCGCGCGCTCTATCCTGTCCCTTGAGGGCGAGCAGGCGTCGCGGCCGGTGCTAACGGACTACATTGCGACACGGTGGTACCGCCCGCCGGAGATTTTGCTCGGCTCGACACGATACACTAAGGGCGTGGATATGTGGTCAGTGGGCTGCATTCTTGGAGAGTTGATGCTGGGCAAGCCCATGTTTCCCGGCCGCTCCACCACGAACCAGCTGGAGCTGATTTGCAGCGTGACGGGCATGCCCTCCGCGGCGGATGTGGCAGCCACCAACTCGCAGTTCGCCAACGCGATGCTTCGCGACATTCACTGCGCACACCGACGCACGTTCGCTGAGCTGCTGCCAAGCGCTTCCGCGGATGCGCTGAACCTAATTGAGCGCCTTATGTGTTTCAACCCAAACCGTCGCTTGTCTGCCGCCGAGGCTCTGGAACACCCCTACGTCGCTGCCTTTCACCGTCCTGACGACGAACCGGTGGCACCCGAACCCATCACCGTTTCTCTCCCTGACAGCCAGCGTTTGCCCTTGGCCAAGTACAGAGACGCCATCTACGAGCAAATCGCCTCGCTGCGCCGTATCTCCACATCCACCGATCATCGGCATCGCGCGGAGCGACatggcgccggcggcaccgctaGCCGCAAGACgtccgccagcggcggcggaggcgctgctggcggctCTCGAGGTGGCACCGGGACATCTGGGGCCACGCGACCCGccacgagctgcagcagcagcaccgccgcacggGCGGCTCCGCAGCGCAGTGTTGTAAAGCCCACCTCGACTAGTGGAGTCAACGAATCATCATCTTCGAAGGCGTACGGGCGTCCCGGCTTCCGCTCGGTAGCGTCTACCAGCTCTGGTCTGGAAAGCAGACCCGTCGAGCgtgaggcagcggtgcgcaaatga